In the genome of Dermacentor silvarum isolate Dsil-2018 chromosome 1, BIME_Dsil_1.4, whole genome shotgun sequence, one region contains:
- the LOC119444040 gene encoding solute carrier family 28 member 3-like, producing the protein MPSASPVNPDKRDPNREAARRPPGWYLAYHRHVRPRLWLCPVTLYAVYLCGAVRLSWKASDDWCSEPRFQALVTLTLCSVWALLQVARLAGRLYRKRGARIEHALDQAAEQGWAAVFWCVLYALLIGCVVVDSLPDMHRIWSALGVGAIVAICYIFSCERRKIAWHVVLSGIVLQFVLGTVMIRSSVGHGVVTCLGTKLKAVINYSRVGAQFTFGHAATGVIGEATPRQPHVFAFHIMTMTVFFSFLMSLVAFYGCLRKLILSIATSLRWSTGVSPCDALCVATNIVAAQNDLPWILRGYVGDMTLSQLHTAMASGFGSLSAATFAALISYEVDVASLISACVMSAPAVLVTSKMLLPEIEHPDGAFEFLLRLKRAKLTRSEWPRTLLFYARSRQEKNWLEASLYAIRNNVRVLALMCVNLLGIIAFLDLLNAALVQATETVGCMVSFPGVTTSEHQQWLNRLQLQPPLFTSAEAKLILPTCERRNKG; encoded by the exons ATGCCGTCCGCGTCCCCTGTTAACCCCGACAAACGCGACCCGAACCGAGAGGCTGCCCGCCGCCCGCCCGGCTGGTACCTGGCGTACCATCGACACGTGAGACCGCGCCTGTGGCTGTGCCCGGTAACGCTGTACGCTGTGTACCTGTGCGGCGCCGTGCGCCTGTCGTGGAAAGCGTCGGACGACTGGTGCTCGGAGCCTCGGTTCCAGGCGCTGGTGACGCTCACCCTGTGCTCGGTCTGGGCGCTGCTGCAGGTGGCGCGGCTCGCAGGTCGTCTTTACCGCAAACGTGGTGCCAGGATCGAGCATGCGCTCGACCAGGCCGCCGAACAAGGATGGGCCGC AGTCTTCTGGTGCGTGCTGTACGCCCTGCTCATTGGCTGCGTCGTGGTGGACAGCCTGCCTGACATGCACCGCATCTGGTCCGCCTTGGGCGTCGGGGCCATAGTCGCCATCTGCTACATCTTCTCGTGCGAGAGGCGCAAG ATTGCTTGGCACGTGGTGCTGTCCGGCATTGTGCTGCAGTTCGTGCTGGGCACCGTCATGATCCGCTCGTCGGTGGGACACGGCGTGGTGACGTGCCTGGGCACAAAGTTGAAGGCGGTGATCAACTACTCGCGGGTGGGCGCCCAGTTCACGTTCGGCCACGCGGCCACGGGCGTCATCGGCGAAGCGACGCCGCGGCAACCGCACGTCTTCGCCTTCCAC ATCATGACCATGACCGTGTTCTTCTCCTTCCTGATGTCCCTGGTCGCCTTCTACGGCTGTCTGCGCAAACTCATTCTGTCCATTGCCACCTCACTTCGCTGGAGCACTGGCGTGTCGCCGTGCGACGCCCTCTGCGTCGCCAcaaacatcgtcgccgcgcag AACGACCTGCCGTGGATCCTGCGCGGCTACGTGGGCGACATGACGCTGTCCCAGCTGCACACGGCAATGGCGTCGGGGTTCGGCAGCCTATCTGCAGCCACATTCGCAGCCCTTATCAGCTACGAG GTGGACGTGGCCTCCCTCATCAGTGCGTGCGTTATGTCGGCGCCCGCAGTGCTGGTCACCTCCAAGATGCTTCTGCCAGAAATCGAGCACCCGGATGGCGCCTTCGAGTTCCTTCTCAGGCTGAAAAG AGCTAAGCTGACACGCAGTGAGTGGCCGCGCACCCTGCTGTTCTATGCACGCAGCCGACAGGAGAAAAATTGGCTGGAGGCGTCGCTGTACGCCATACGCAACAACGTGCGCGTGCTGGCGCTGATGTGCGTCAATCTGCTCGGCATCATCGCCTTCCTGGACCTGCTGAACGCTGCGCTGGTCCAGGCCACCGAGACGGTCGGATG CATGGTGAGCTTTCCTGGTGTAACCACAAGCGAGCACCAGCAGTGGCTGAATCGGCTCCAGCTCCAACCTCCGCTTTTCACCAGTGCTGAGGCGAAGCTCATACTTCCTACATGTGAGAGGCGTAACAAGGGATAA